The Alcanivorax sediminis genome window below encodes:
- a CDS encoding DUF5924 family protein, producing the protein MALSQTLQAIADRLYRIRHLWAVVSFALGLGSYFLVERQSWLAAVLTGFLVLSWLLLLTEGLWQQRFAGTAMEGMSQGLLKLMLQAVHQEAFFFSLPFVLLQWSGGAEYILFTTLVISAALMSIIDPIYFWLARHRALYFGFHAWALFVALLVLLPLIFHWETDTALTWAGWLTALFALPSFWRFGGPRKWFRWAGLVAVSVMIALSPRWLAPLVPPLTLSLQDRAMALSFSRTERRPLVTGEVFTSTEVKEGLYAYTAIKAPLGLGQQVYHYWFQNGELVDRIPLKVYGGRDSGFRTWSHKKHIPLPSEGSWRVEVRTEDNQIIGVMRFYITPGV; encoded by the coding sequence ATGGCTTTGTCTCAGACGCTGCAAGCGATAGCCGACCGACTTTACCGCATCCGCCACCTGTGGGCGGTAGTCAGTTTTGCGTTGGGGCTGGGCAGTTATTTTCTGGTGGAGCGCCAATCGTGGCTGGCGGCCGTACTCACGGGCTTCCTGGTACTCAGCTGGTTGCTGTTGCTGACAGAAGGGTTGTGGCAGCAGCGGTTTGCCGGCACGGCCATGGAAGGGATGTCGCAGGGTCTGCTCAAGTTGATGCTGCAGGCCGTGCATCAGGAAGCCTTCTTCTTCAGTTTGCCTTTCGTGCTGCTGCAATGGTCCGGGGGCGCGGAATACATTCTCTTCACCACCCTGGTCATCAGCGCCGCTCTGATGAGCATCATTGATCCGATTTACTTCTGGCTGGCCCGTCACCGTGCCCTGTATTTCGGCTTTCATGCCTGGGCCTTGTTCGTGGCTCTGCTGGTGTTGCTGCCGCTGATCTTCCATTGGGAAACCGACACGGCGCTGACCTGGGCGGGTTGGCTAACCGCCCTGTTTGCCTTGCCCAGCTTCTGGCGCTTTGGCGGGCCACGAAAATGGTTTCGCTGGGCAGGCTTGGTGGCGGTGTCAGTCATGATCGCGCTGTCCCCCCGCTGGCTGGCCCCGCTGGTGCCGCCACTGACCTTGTCCCTGCAGGATCGGGCCATGGCGCTGTCGTTCAGCCGTACTGAGCGGCGGCCACTGGTCACCGGTGAGGTCTTCACCAGCACAGAAGTGAAGGAAGGCCTCTATGCCTACACGGCGATCAAGGCCCCGCTGGGACTGGGGCAGCAGGTTTACCATTACTGGTTCCAGAATGGCGAGCTGGTGGATCGCATCCCGCTCAAGGTCTACGGCGGCCGTGATTCCGGTTTCCGGACCTGGTCCCACAAGAAACATATCCCGCTGCCCTCAGAAGGCAGCTGGCGCGTGGAAGTACGCACGGAAGACAATCAGATCATCGGCGTGATGCGGTTTTATATTACGCCAGGCGTCTGA
- a CDS encoding DUF6980 family protein gives MTKHCCADMDRSMRMDCDVHESAYDCPDVLVSYVPRFDEYGLIIHDGGTSSIEIVFCPWCGRKLPESKRDQWFDELERLGFDDPALQEIPDAFKSDAWYRDT, from the coding sequence ATGACAAAGCATTGCTGTGCCGACATGGATCGTTCAATGCGCATGGATTGCGATGTCCATGAGAGCGCTTACGATTGCCCGGACGTTTTGGTCTCATATGTTCCGAGGTTTGATGAGTACGGCCTGATCATCCATGACGGCGGGACTTCTTCGATTGAAATAGTATTCTGCCCCTGGTGCGGAAGAAAACTTCCTGAGTCCAAGCGGGATCAGTGGTTTGATGAGTTAGAGAGGCTGGGTTTTGATGATCCAGCTCTGCAGGAGATACCCGATGCTTTCAAAAGCGACGCATGGTACAGGGACACTTAA
- a CDS encoding DUF4240 domain-containing protein → MNEEEFWKLVESSGSPDKCSPDEQCERITEQLSGKSKEELVSFANIHREMLSKAYTWPMLKASFIILSYISDDAFEDFRNWVILNGKQRFYETLESPDKIASYIQVQDPVEEVTGEALLYVCDEAWDGDIEDLEEEYVYPKDPLIEEDWPSENELKQEFPELYDQFWDEENVRTLN, encoded by the coding sequence GTGAACGAAGAGGAATTTTGGAAGCTGGTTGAGTCTTCAGGTTCTCCAGATAAATGTTCTCCAGATGAGCAGTGCGAACGAATAACCGAACAGCTTTCGGGAAAGTCAAAGGAAGAACTGGTGTCCTTTGCCAACATACACAGAGAGATGCTGTCTAAGGCCTATACTTGGCCGATGCTTAAAGCTAGCTTTATCATACTCAGCTATATATCAGATGACGCATTTGAAGATTTTCGAAACTGGGTAATTCTCAACGGAAAGCAACGGTTTTACGAAACCCTTGAAAGCCCTGACAAAATTGCAAGTTATATACAGGTTCAAGATCCAGTTGAAGAAGTAACAGGCGAGGCTTTGTTGTATGTGTGCGATGAAGCATGGGATGGAGACATTGAGGATTTAGAAGAAGAATATGTCTATCCAAAAGACCCGTTGATCGAAGAAGATTGGCCTTCGGAAAACGAGCTAAAACAAGAATTCCCGGAGCTATATGATCAATTCTGGGATGAAGAGAATGTCAGGACACTAAATTAA
- a CDS encoding putative quinol monooxygenase yields MEEKVAVFGFLRFPPASIPAVRPFLAEFVRATRANDGCLAYDVAEDLAEPGLIRFSELWPDHASLDAHLVAPHIVPWRAAAKELGLLERQFTAYDIAGARPV; encoded by the coding sequence ATGGAAGAAAAAGTCGCTGTTTTCGGATTTCTCCGTTTCCCGCCGGCATCCATCCCTGCTGTCCGCCCCTTTCTGGCGGAATTCGTTCGGGCCACCCGCGCCAACGATGGTTGTCTTGCCTATGATGTGGCTGAGGATCTGGCCGAGCCCGGGTTGATTCGCTTTTCCGAGCTGTGGCCGGATCATGCGTCACTGGATGCGCATCTGGTGGCGCCGCATATTGTGCCCTGGCGCGCGGCCGCAAAAGAGCTTGGGTTGCTGGAGCGGCAGTTTACCGCCTATGACATAGCGGGCGCTCGGCCGGTCTAG
- a CDS encoding glutathione S-transferase family protein has product MRIYGDSQSGNCYKVKLVCHLLEREYEWVEVDILAGETRSPDFLSRNANGKIPLLDLGDDGYLAESNAIINYLAAGSALYPADALTQARIQQWQFFEQYSHEPFIAVARFINKYLGLPPGRADEYAAKQEGGHKALQVMERQLHGADYLVGDVITTADLALYAYTHVAHEGGFDLTTYPGIQAWLGRVASQPGFTEM; this is encoded by the coding sequence ATGAGAATCTATGGTGATAGCCAATCCGGGAATTGCTACAAGGTGAAGCTGGTTTGCCACTTGCTGGAACGGGAGTATGAATGGGTAGAGGTGGATATCCTGGCTGGTGAGACTCGCTCCCCGGATTTTTTGTCCCGGAACGCCAACGGCAAGATCCCCCTGTTGGATCTCGGTGATGACGGTTACCTGGCTGAATCCAATGCCATCATTAACTACCTGGCCGCAGGGTCTGCGCTTTATCCCGCAGACGCACTGACCCAGGCCAGAATCCAGCAGTGGCAATTCTTTGAGCAGTACAGCCATGAGCCTTTTATTGCGGTAGCCCGCTTTATCAACAAATATCTGGGACTGCCGCCGGGCCGTGCTGATGAGTATGCGGCCAAACAGGAAGGCGGGCATAAGGCCTTGCAAGTGATGGAGCGACAGCTGCATGGCGCGGATTATCTAGTGGGAGACGTCATTACGACGGCGGACCTCGCTCTGTACGCTTATACCCACGTGGCGCACGAGGGGGGCTTTGACCTGACTACTTACCCTGGCATCCAGGCCTGGTTGGGACGAGTGGCATCGCAACCGGGTTTCACTGAAATGTGA
- a CDS encoding patatin-like phospholipase family protein, whose protein sequence is MQISRPQDVEYLALEGGGGKGVTYLGAIRALESMGVLPIDINRPGQNQIKGISGASAGAITALMLAMGLDSNELQRILSNASTFTGFFDGPNPGFYRTIDSRNQPQMKTDAPAGASVASFLTARQQSISGWSQLAGMFGALVSSGAFGPTSDPMVRQLAQHPQGYLYNLVFDRGLFPGFAPRRFLSGAVAGYLSQRILQSTGGVIVSGAGALNFRQFFQLTGVDLVITGANITRHRPAVFSKRHTPDFPVAEAVGISMNLPLIFKPVKVEANVPTGQYNQNADDYHGLWVDGGILNNFPLHAFDHLSPQVSSRYPALRPLNPNMLGLRLTEGPPGHGGTSSTTGTFSVLLEHLGNIVNTVLYPSEQGQIRTTEEEDQSIDLYTYDLETTNFAPSQSQSATPIREAERAVQRYFGQTP, encoded by the coding sequence ATGCAGATTTCCAGACCACAGGATGTGGAGTACCTGGCGCTGGAAGGTGGCGGTGGCAAAGGGGTGACTTACCTCGGTGCCATCCGTGCGCTGGAGAGCATGGGGGTACTCCCCATCGACATCAACCGTCCGGGTCAGAACCAGATCAAGGGTATCAGTGGTGCTTCGGCAGGTGCTATTACGGCCCTGATGTTGGCGATGGGGCTCGATTCCAATGAGCTGCAACGCATCCTCAGCAATGCGTCCACATTTACAGGATTTTTTGACGGCCCGAATCCAGGGTTCTATCGCACCATCGACAGCCGAAATCAGCCACAGATGAAAACCGATGCGCCTGCAGGCGCATCGGTGGCGAGCTTTCTCACTGCCCGGCAGCAAAGCATTTCTGGGTGGTCGCAACTGGCGGGAATGTTTGGTGCCCTGGTGAGTAGCGGCGCTTTTGGCCCTACCAGCGATCCGATGGTGCGCCAGCTCGCTCAGCATCCTCAGGGATACCTCTATAATCTGGTGTTTGACCGCGGCCTGTTTCCAGGCTTTGCACCACGACGTTTCCTCAGTGGAGCGGTGGCGGGGTACCTGTCCCAGCGTATTCTTCAGAGCACGGGAGGGGTGATTGTCTCTGGAGCCGGTGCGTTAAACTTCCGCCAGTTTTTCCAGCTCACCGGTGTAGATCTGGTCATTACCGGTGCCAATATCACCCGCCATCGTCCTGCGGTGTTCTCGAAACGTCACACGCCGGATTTTCCTGTGGCCGAGGCGGTGGGCATTTCCATGAACCTGCCGCTCATCTTCAAGCCGGTGAAGGTAGAGGCCAATGTTCCCACCGGGCAGTACAACCAGAATGCGGATGACTATCACGGCCTGTGGGTAGACGGTGGCATCCTCAATAATTTTCCACTGCATGCGTTCGATCACCTGTCGCCACAGGTGTCTTCCCGGTACCCGGCGTTGCGGCCCCTGAACCCCAACATGCTCGGGTTGCGTCTTACGGAAGGGCCTCCCGGTCATGGAGGCACTTCATCGACTACGGGCACGTTCTCGGTATTGCTGGAGCATCTGGGCAATATCGTGAATACGGTGCTTTATCCGTCGGAACAGGGGCAGATTCGAACAACCGAAGAGGAAGACCAGAGTATCGATCTCTATACCTATGATCTGGAGACAACGAACTTTGCGCCATCACAGTCACAGAGCGCGACGCCGATCCGGGAGGCGGAACGGGCGGTGCAGCGATATTTCGGGCAAACCCCCTAA
- a CDS encoding YbfB/YjiJ family MFS transporter, which produces MAQHDKDALRIALAGAFSLVIALGIGRFLFTPALPDMIADTPLTAVTGGYLAAINYGGYLLGAMLAMAVPAHRARTAFWSALWISVITSLLMALSSTFIPWAINRFLAGIASAIIMVNGSALVLGALPNHLRARLGNIHYAGIGLGISIAALTVALIERLQGSYPLMWFACGSLALLLMAFLRVIPALPHAREHAHTRVPVNRKAMGFLIASYSLAGFGYITSTTYLPVIAKQQLPNLDNAAFYTWLAVGLAAVPANLLWGKLASRTGERNALMMALVVQAMGVSAPAWLPGLTGLVASGLLVGGTFTAVVALSMYCGRQLAPHAASMALGALTACYGVGQILGPVVTARMLESSGSFAPGLLGAAAALVGAALLLLPLAKVRFQ; this is translated from the coding sequence ATGGCCCAACACGACAAAGACGCCCTTCGCATTGCCCTCGCTGGCGCCTTTAGTCTGGTCATCGCGCTGGGGATTGGGCGCTTCCTGTTTACCCCCGCCCTACCGGACATGATTGCCGATACCCCCCTTACTGCGGTCACCGGTGGGTATCTCGCTGCCATCAACTACGGTGGCTACCTGCTTGGCGCCATGCTCGCCATGGCCGTTCCCGCCCATCGCGCCCGCACCGCTTTCTGGTCCGCGCTGTGGATCAGCGTCATCACCAGCCTGCTTATGGCATTGAGCAGCACCTTTATTCCCTGGGCTATCAACCGGTTCCTGGCCGGCATCGCCAGCGCCATCATCATGGTCAACGGCTCCGCCTTGGTGCTGGGTGCACTGCCCAACCACCTGCGCGCCCGGCTGGGCAATATCCATTACGCCGGCATCGGCCTTGGCATCAGCATCGCCGCGCTCACCGTGGCGTTGATCGAGCGCCTGCAGGGCAGCTACCCGCTGATGTGGTTTGCCTGCGGCAGCCTGGCCCTGCTGCTGATGGCCTTCCTGCGTGTGATCCCCGCCCTGCCCCATGCTCGCGAACACGCCCATACCCGCGTCCCGGTGAACCGCAAGGCAATGGGCTTTCTCATTGCCAGTTATTCCCTGGCCGGCTTCGGCTATATCACCAGCACCACCTACCTGCCCGTGATTGCCAAGCAACAGCTACCGAACCTGGACAACGCCGCCTTCTATACCTGGCTGGCCGTTGGCCTGGCCGCCGTCCCTGCCAACCTGCTGTGGGGCAAACTGGCCAGCCGTACCGGCGAGCGCAACGCGTTGATGATGGCGCTGGTGGTGCAAGCCATGGGCGTCAGTGCCCCGGCCTGGCTACCCGGCCTCACCGGGCTGGTCGCCAGCGGCCTGCTGGTAGGCGGCACCTTCACCGCTGTGGTCGCGCTGAGCATGTACTGCGGCCGCCAGCTGGCCCCCCACGCCGCCAGCATGGCATTGGGTGCGCTCACCGCCTGTTATGGTGTGGGGCAAATACTGGGGCCGGTGGTCACGGCAAGAATGCTGGAAAGCAGCGGCAGCTTTGCGCCGGGCTTGCTTGGCGCAGCGGCGGCGCTGGTGGGCGCGGCACTATTGTTGTTGCCTCTGGCAAAGGTCCGGTTCCAGTAG